One window of the Tachypleus tridentatus isolate NWPU-2018 chromosome 10, ASM421037v1, whole genome shotgun sequence genome contains the following:
- the Nab2 gene encoding nuclear polyadenosine RNA-binding 2 isoform X1: protein MEGIGSEVTQKIRSVIKAKLVELGAYVDDELPDYIMVMVANKKTKLQMTEDLSLFLGTNTESFTSWLHGVLEHLQKVTFETKKLDFMNEEDKSENVHCPEKVTKITKMKAKDKNVIKKLPGNPISNKAAKSKEKKLKSKKPNIETVCNNNNAALNSTSDISAKEDESLNQKTDKNFRVSSSSSSNIESEKEKKNEAKLEIRETSNTDIQCRDSIFTDKQKQKTIKRKDICDTHINDLSKKDVCKETEKPLSTKSTVRYNVTSGEGSLDVELEENDEFLALKAEPETDDLLADELQEDSFLQAGSNSTVSHQKTTAATAAVSHTSSCSSKKHNIVTPIQRHDSSNMSQHVPSVTPKLPTLVQDKSNKLRSLKRGCTFPSSTVGAVVQNPARFVEENEEQYDPHNPSVGSVASIVKVSERRSSVPLSMQANKLLILKAVEDANRSVAKNSPKLPARVEPYQPTPIYQLKDKQHEVQQHIPVKPIDTKLVVQQRVPVKPIDTKLVEPLEEKQLLDDYFTLGDPSDEEPVIGEAVQTGQSSFAESSNLQLQDYNEVDEDLPKGKIESGDSRKIEFYTASNSVATVIPLKSQNKLTISGKMPILTTLPSGGSAVTQRTKRKIPINCEDSSLEDKQTSPRFVVTLEGIRPDHFAKKCKVRRTVLSDDKSYDYEDDIELLTQEDEITQDDLNTDYPMEEIMEEEEVFDAPPKKLKLRERCKYWPGCKNGEKCPYHHPTVQCKAFPNCKFGEKCLYIHPNCKYDAGCTRKDCPFTHASKRTFSASVSPPVYIVSSPRVSTTKAPCKFFPKCRNTNCPYFHPMLCKFGNSCRNAHCPFLHSQAPPPQHLKWTAPQCESSRLSERKFALKNSTENMPVQTKTEG, encoded by the exons aaactaaaaaattagatttcatgAATGAAGAAGATAAGTCTGAAAATGTTCACTGTCctgaaaaagtaacaaaaatcacAAAGATGAAAGCAAAAGATAAAAATGTCATAAAGAAATTACCAGGAAATCCTATTTCAAATAAGGCAGCCAAGTCCAAAGAGAAAAAGCTTAAAAGTAAAAAGCCAAATATAGAGAcagtctgtaataataataatgctgcTTTGAATTCTACATCTGATATTTCTGCTAAAGAAGATGAAAGTTTAAATCAGAAAACAGACAAAAACTTCCGTGTTTCTAGTAGTTCTTCCAGTAATATAGAATcggaaaaggaaaagaaaaatgaagCAAAATTAGAAATTAGAGAGACATCAAACACGGACATCCAATGTCGTGATAGTATTTTTACtgataaacaaaaacagaaaaccaTCAAAAGGAAGGATATTTGTGATACACACATCAATGATTTATCAAAAAAAGATGTctgtaaagaaacagaaaaaccACTAAGTACAAAATCTACAGTTAGATATAACGTCACAAGTGGTGAAGGCTCACTGGATGTTGAATTGGAAGAAAATGATGAGTTTTTGGCACTGAAAGCTGAACCTGAAACAG ATGATTTGCTAGCTGATGAGCTGCAAGAAGATTCCTTCCTCCAAGCTGGATCTAACTCGACTGTTTCACATCAGAAAACAACTGCAGCAACAGCAGCAGTTTCACACACCAGCTCCTGTAGCtcaaaaaaacacaatattgttACTCCCATTCAAAGACACGATTCATCAAATATGTCACAGCATGTCCCATCTGTCACCCCTAAACTTCCTACCCTTGTTCAAGACAAGTCAAATAAG TTGCGGTCTCTAAAGAGAGGGTGTACGTTCCCCAGTTCAACAGTTGGAGCAGTTGTACAGAATCCTGCTCGTTTTGTTGAGGAGAATGAAGAACAGTATGATCCTCATAATCCCTCTGTTGGGAGTGTTGCAAGCATTGTTAAGGTTTCAGAAAGACG TTCCAGTGTACCTTTATCCATGCAAGCAAACAAGCTACTAATTTTGAAAGCTGTTGAAGATGCCAACAGATCAGTTGCAAAAAACTCTCCAAAATTACCTG CTCGAGTGGAACCCTACCAACCAACTCCAATATACCAGTTGAAGGATAAACAACATGAAGTTCAACAGCATATTCCAGTAAAACCCATTGATACAAAACTTGTAGTTCAACAACGTGTTCCAGTAAAACCCATTGATACAAAACTTGTTGAACCCTTAGAAGAAAAACAGCTACTGGATG ATTATTTCACCTTGGGAGACCCATCAGATGAAGAACCAGTTATAGGAGAAGCTGTTCAAACTGGTCAGAGTTCTTTTGCAGAATCTTCAAACCTGCAACTACAAGACTATAATGAAGTGGATGAAGATTTGCCAAAAGGAAAAATAGAATCTGGAGATTCTAGGAAAATTGAATTCTACACTGCTAGTAACTCAGTAGCAACTGTTATTCCTCTGAAAAGCCAGAATAAATTGACAATTTCTGGGAAGATGCCAATATTGACAACATTGCCATCTGGTGGATCAGCTGTTACTCAAAGGACCAAGAGGAAAATTCCTATAAACTGTGAAGACAG CAGCTTAGAAGACAAGCAAACAAGTCCCAGGTTTGTGGTTACCCTAGAAGGGATTAGACCTGATCATTTTGCCAAAAAATGTAAAGTGAGAAGGACTGTCCTGTCAGATGATAAGTCATATGACTATGAAGATGATATAGAACTACTGACCCAGGAAGATGAAATAACTCAAGATGATCTGAACACTGATTATCCCATGGAAG aaattatggAAGAAGAAGAAGTATTTGATGCCCCCCCAAAAAAACTAAAACTCCGAGAAAGATGTAAATATTGGCCTGGGTGTAAAAATGGTGAAAAATGTCCCTATCATCACCCCACAGTTCAGTGCAA AGCTTTTCCCAACTGTAAGTTTGGTGAGAAGTGTTTATACATTCACCCTAATTGTAAGTATGATGCTGGATGCACCAGAAAGGACTGTCCATTTACTCATGCCAGTAAACGTACGTTTAGTGCTTCAGTCAGTCCTCCTGTATACATAG TTTCCAGTCCTAGGGTATCTACAACTAAAGCCCCATGCAAGTTTTTCCCTAAATGTAGAAATACCAACTGTCCATACTTTCATCCAATg TTGTGTAAATTTGGCAACAGTTGTCGAAATGCTCATTGTCCATTCCTTCACTCACAAGCTCCACCACCTCAGCATTTGAAATGGACTGCTCCACAGTGTGAGTCAAGTCGCTTAAG TGAAAGGAAGTTTGCATTGAAAAATTCAACAGAGAACATGCCTGTGCAGACTAAAACAGAGGGCTAG
- the Nab2 gene encoding nuclear polyadenosine RNA-binding 2 isoform X2, with amino-acid sequence MEGIGSEVTQKIRSVIKAKLVELGAYVDDELPDYIMVMVANKKTKLQMTEDLSLFLGTNTESFTSWLHGVLEHLQKVTFETKKLDFMNEEDKSENVHCPEKVTKITKMKAKDKNVIKKLPGNPISNKAAKSKEKKLKSKKPNIETVCNNNNAALNSTSDISAKEDESLNQKTDKNFRVSSSSSSNIESEKEKKNEAKLEIRETSNTDIQCRDSIFTDKQKQKTIKRKDICDTHINDLSKKDVCKETEKPLSTKSTVRYNVTSGEGSLDVELEENDEFLALKAEPETDDLLADELQEDSFLQAGSNSTVSHQKTTAATAAVSHTSSCSSKKHNIVTPIQRHDSSNMSQHVPSVTPKLPTLVQDKSNKLRSLKRGCTFPSSTVGAVVQNPARFVEENEEQYDPHNPSVGSVASIVKVSERRSSVPLSMQANKLLILKAVEDANRSVAKNSPKLPARVEPYQPTPIYQLKDKQHEVQQHIPVKPIDTKLVVQQRVPVKPIDTKLVEPLEEKQLLDDYFTLGDPSDEEPVIGEAVQTGQSSFAESSNLQLQDYNEVDEDLPKGKIESGDSRKIEFYTASNSVATVIPLKSQNKLTISGKMPILTTLPSGGSAVTQRTKRKIPINCEDSLEDKQTSPRFVVTLEGIRPDHFAKKCKVRRTVLSDDKSYDYEDDIELLTQEDEITQDDLNTDYPMEEIMEEEEVFDAPPKKLKLRERCKYWPGCKNGEKCPYHHPTVQCKAFPNCKFGEKCLYIHPNCKYDAGCTRKDCPFTHASKRTFSASVSPPVYIVSSPRVSTTKAPCKFFPKCRNTNCPYFHPMLCKFGNSCRNAHCPFLHSQAPPPQHLKWTAPQCESSRLSERKFALKNSTENMPVQTKTEG; translated from the exons aaactaaaaaattagatttcatgAATGAAGAAGATAAGTCTGAAAATGTTCACTGTCctgaaaaagtaacaaaaatcacAAAGATGAAAGCAAAAGATAAAAATGTCATAAAGAAATTACCAGGAAATCCTATTTCAAATAAGGCAGCCAAGTCCAAAGAGAAAAAGCTTAAAAGTAAAAAGCCAAATATAGAGAcagtctgtaataataataatgctgcTTTGAATTCTACATCTGATATTTCTGCTAAAGAAGATGAAAGTTTAAATCAGAAAACAGACAAAAACTTCCGTGTTTCTAGTAGTTCTTCCAGTAATATAGAATcggaaaaggaaaagaaaaatgaagCAAAATTAGAAATTAGAGAGACATCAAACACGGACATCCAATGTCGTGATAGTATTTTTACtgataaacaaaaacagaaaaccaTCAAAAGGAAGGATATTTGTGATACACACATCAATGATTTATCAAAAAAAGATGTctgtaaagaaacagaaaaaccACTAAGTACAAAATCTACAGTTAGATATAACGTCACAAGTGGTGAAGGCTCACTGGATGTTGAATTGGAAGAAAATGATGAGTTTTTGGCACTGAAAGCTGAACCTGAAACAG ATGATTTGCTAGCTGATGAGCTGCAAGAAGATTCCTTCCTCCAAGCTGGATCTAACTCGACTGTTTCACATCAGAAAACAACTGCAGCAACAGCAGCAGTTTCACACACCAGCTCCTGTAGCtcaaaaaaacacaatattgttACTCCCATTCAAAGACACGATTCATCAAATATGTCACAGCATGTCCCATCTGTCACCCCTAAACTTCCTACCCTTGTTCAAGACAAGTCAAATAAG TTGCGGTCTCTAAAGAGAGGGTGTACGTTCCCCAGTTCAACAGTTGGAGCAGTTGTACAGAATCCTGCTCGTTTTGTTGAGGAGAATGAAGAACAGTATGATCCTCATAATCCCTCTGTTGGGAGTGTTGCAAGCATTGTTAAGGTTTCAGAAAGACG TTCCAGTGTACCTTTATCCATGCAAGCAAACAAGCTACTAATTTTGAAAGCTGTTGAAGATGCCAACAGATCAGTTGCAAAAAACTCTCCAAAATTACCTG CTCGAGTGGAACCCTACCAACCAACTCCAATATACCAGTTGAAGGATAAACAACATGAAGTTCAACAGCATATTCCAGTAAAACCCATTGATACAAAACTTGTAGTTCAACAACGTGTTCCAGTAAAACCCATTGATACAAAACTTGTTGAACCCTTAGAAGAAAAACAGCTACTGGATG ATTATTTCACCTTGGGAGACCCATCAGATGAAGAACCAGTTATAGGAGAAGCTGTTCAAACTGGTCAGAGTTCTTTTGCAGAATCTTCAAACCTGCAACTACAAGACTATAATGAAGTGGATGAAGATTTGCCAAAAGGAAAAATAGAATCTGGAGATTCTAGGAAAATTGAATTCTACACTGCTAGTAACTCAGTAGCAACTGTTATTCCTCTGAAAAGCCAGAATAAATTGACAATTTCTGGGAAGATGCCAATATTGACAACATTGCCATCTGGTGGATCAGCTGTTACTCAAAGGACCAAGAGGAAAATTCCTATAAACTGTGAAGACAG CTTAGAAGACAAGCAAACAAGTCCCAGGTTTGTGGTTACCCTAGAAGGGATTAGACCTGATCATTTTGCCAAAAAATGTAAAGTGAGAAGGACTGTCCTGTCAGATGATAAGTCATATGACTATGAAGATGATATAGAACTACTGACCCAGGAAGATGAAATAACTCAAGATGATCTGAACACTGATTATCCCATGGAAG aaattatggAAGAAGAAGAAGTATTTGATGCCCCCCCAAAAAAACTAAAACTCCGAGAAAGATGTAAATATTGGCCTGGGTGTAAAAATGGTGAAAAATGTCCCTATCATCACCCCACAGTTCAGTGCAA AGCTTTTCCCAACTGTAAGTTTGGTGAGAAGTGTTTATACATTCACCCTAATTGTAAGTATGATGCTGGATGCACCAGAAAGGACTGTCCATTTACTCATGCCAGTAAACGTACGTTTAGTGCTTCAGTCAGTCCTCCTGTATACATAG TTTCCAGTCCTAGGGTATCTACAACTAAAGCCCCATGCAAGTTTTTCCCTAAATGTAGAAATACCAACTGTCCATACTTTCATCCAATg TTGTGTAAATTTGGCAACAGTTGTCGAAATGCTCATTGTCCATTCCTTCACTCACAAGCTCCACCACCTCAGCATTTGAAATGGACTGCTCCACAGTGTGAGTCAAGTCGCTTAAG TGAAAGGAAGTTTGCATTGAAAAATTCAACAGAGAACATGCCTGTGCAGACTAAAACAGAGGGCTAG